A genome region from Nocardia sp. NBC_00565 includes the following:
- a CDS encoding MMPL family transporter, translating into MIESGSLRWGQFIHRHRYLVLGIAIVGVLLSGWYGRDLADKLTQEGWFDESSESVTASKIADATFGRDTDSDIILLYTAPAGTTVDDPSLRAAVTSMLKQLLAEHPDRILKIDSYWDSPFAAQATDASHTHAFASVGLRGEGTTTVENYAAIKAELGAGRAGGGPGGTTVQLAGLQPIVEGINQGMQDDIRRAEIIALPIVAILLYFVFGGVIGALLPVLIGGMTVLGTQGTIRVLTDHIDVNVFASAVVTLVSLGLAIDYGLFTVTRFREELAAGHSVEEATARTVATAGRTVLFSAGIIAISLAALFIFPNGVLRSVPYGGISSVLLAALLSVTALPAVLSIVGRRIDLWGWQRFSRTKTEAQIDAGFFSRLATRAMRRPWAVVVPIVLGLLALIIPIHNIEFGGISERYLSQENPARVAQERFDELFPSFRTEPIKLVVVGANPQQLSDIRYEASQIPGLTGRFEPGAPTKDGINVLNAGLADKRDADTVIDALRAIPEPSGVNIMVAGVPALERDSINGLLVRLPLLVALLAAAALGMLYLAFRSIVLALKAVLMSALSLASTLGVLTWVFVEGHGAGIFHFTPGPLMFAVLALIVTVVFGLSTDYEVFLLSRMAEARADGASAPEAIRYGIAHTGGVITSAAAILIVVTGAFGFSDLVLMKYIAYGMIAALVLDASVVRMLLTPAVLKLVWR; encoded by the coding sequence ATGATCGAATCCGGTTCGCTGCGGTGGGGACAGTTCATCCACCGCCACCGCTACCTCGTGCTGGGCATAGCGATTGTGGGGGTGCTGCTTTCGGGCTGGTACGGGCGCGATCTCGCGGACAAGCTCACCCAGGAAGGCTGGTTCGACGAGAGCAGTGAATCGGTCACCGCGTCCAAGATCGCCGACGCCACCTTCGGCCGCGACACCGACAGCGACATCATCCTGCTCTACACCGCGCCCGCCGGGACAACGGTCGACGACCCGAGCCTGCGCGCCGCGGTGACCAGCATGTTGAAGCAGCTGCTCGCCGAGCACCCCGACCGGATCCTCAAGATCGACAGCTATTGGGACAGCCCCTTCGCCGCCCAGGCCACCGACGCCTCGCACACCCACGCCTTCGCCAGCGTCGGGCTGCGCGGGGAGGGCACCACGACGGTGGAGAACTACGCCGCGATCAAGGCGGAGCTCGGCGCGGGACGCGCGGGCGGCGGGCCGGGCGGCACCACGGTGCAGCTGGCCGGATTGCAGCCCATCGTCGAGGGCATCAATCAGGGCATGCAGGACGATATCCGCCGCGCCGAGATCATCGCGCTGCCGATCGTGGCGATCCTGCTGTATTTCGTCTTCGGCGGGGTGATCGGGGCGCTGCTGCCGGTGCTGATCGGCGGTATGACGGTGCTGGGCACCCAGGGCACCATCCGGGTGCTCACCGATCACATCGATGTGAACGTATTCGCCAGTGCGGTAGTCACTTTGGTGAGTCTGGGGCTGGCGATCGACTACGGCTTGTTCACGGTGACCCGGTTCCGCGAGGAACTCGCGGCCGGGCACAGTGTGGAGGAGGCGACCGCGCGCACCGTCGCCACCGCCGGACGCACCGTGCTGTTCTCGGCGGGCATCATCGCGATCAGCCTGGCCGCGCTGTTCATCTTCCCGAACGGAGTGCTGCGGTCGGTGCCCTACGGCGGCATCAGCTCGGTGCTGCTGGCGGCGTTGCTGTCGGTGACCGCACTGCCCGCGGTGCTGAGTATCGTCGGGCGGCGGATCGACCTGTGGGGCTGGCAGCGCTTCTCGCGCACCAAGACCGAGGCGCAGATCGACGCCGGATTCTTCTCCCGGCTGGCGACGCGGGCGATGCGGCGGCCGTGGGCGGTGGTGGTACCGATCGTGCTCGGGCTACTCGCGTTGATCATCCCGATCCACAATATCGAGTTCGGCGGGATCAGCGAACGCTATCTGTCGCAGGAGAATCCGGCGCGCGTCGCGCAGGAGCGATTCGACGAGTTGTTCCCGAGCTTCCGTACCGAGCCGATCAAACTCGTTGTGGTGGGCGCGAATCCGCAACAGCTCAGTGATATTCGCTACGAGGCGAGCCAGATTCCCGGGTTGACGGGACGTTTCGAACCGGGTGCACCGACCAAGGACGGGATCAATGTGCTCAACGCCGGTCTCGCCGACAAGCGGGACGCGGATACCGTGATCGATGCGCTGCGAGCCATTCCGGAACCCTCGGGGGTGAACATCATGGTGGCCGGGGTGCCCGCGCTCGAGCGCGACAGCATCAACGGATTGCTCGTGCGCCTGCCGCTGCTGGTGGCGCTGCTGGCGGCGGCGGCATTGGGGATGCTGTATCTGGCGTTTCGTTCGATCGTGCTGGCGCTCAAGGCCGTGCTGATGAGCGCGTTGAGTCTGGCCTCCACGCTCGGGGTGCTCACCTGGGTCTTCGTCGAGGGGCACGGTGCGGGGATCTTCCACTTCACACCCGGGCCGCTGATGTTCGCGGTGTTGGCGCTGATCGTGACGGTGGTGTTCGGGCTGTCCACCGACTACGAGGTGTTCCTGCTCTCGCGCATGGCCGAGGCGCGCGCGGACGGTGCGTCGGCGCCGGAGGCCATCCGGTACGGCATCGCCCATACCGGTGGGGTGATCACCTCCGCGGCAGCGATTCTCATCGTGGTGACCGGTGCGTTCGGCTTCTCCGACCTGGTGCTGATGAAATACATCGCCTACGGCATGATCGCGGCGCTGGTCCTGGACGCGTCGGTGGTTCGCATGCTGTTGACGCCCGCGGTGTTGAAGCTGGTCTGGCGTTGA
- a CDS encoding YrdB family protein, which yields MAVIKGANLALMFLLELGVLAGAAVWGFTLDAHPIVCVVAGIGAPAVFIAVWALFAAGGGKNARFPLTGAWRLLLEIVWFGGAAVLIGFAWTPGAGIVFFAVWAVNGALRLLWEQA from the coding sequence ATGGCTGTGATCAAGGGCGCGAATCTGGCCCTGATGTTCCTGTTGGAGCTGGGCGTGCTTGCCGGAGCGGCTGTTTGGGGCTTCACCCTGGACGCACACCCCATCGTGTGTGTCGTCGCCGGAATCGGCGCACCCGCGGTGTTCATCGCGGTGTGGGCGCTGTTCGCCGCGGGCGGCGGCAAGAACGCGCGCTTCCCGCTGACCGGTGCGTGGCGTTTGTTGTTGGAGATCGTGTGGTTCGGCGGCGCCGCGGTGCTGATCGGGTTCGCGTGGACGCCGGGCGCGGGGATCGTGTTCTTCGCCGTATGGGCGGTCAACGGCGCGCTCCGGTTGCTGTGGGAACAGGCCTAG
- a CDS encoding winged helix-turn-helix transcriptional regulator has protein sequence MSQRHTDVPSQVEPAGGDDRVDSSVDQACSVLEVLNRISGKWAIGILLLTTQRPMRFTELEREVTGISRRMLTLTLRNLERDGLLIRTVYPTVPPRTEYEATPMARELYRTLLALTGWADRHRHEIASARKTFDEQ, from the coding sequence ATGTCCCAGAGGCACACCGATGTTCCGTCGCAGGTCGAACCAGCCGGCGGTGACGACCGGGTGGACTCTTCTGTCGACCAGGCGTGTTCAGTGCTGGAAGTGCTCAATCGGATCAGCGGCAAATGGGCTATCGGGATCTTGCTGCTGACCACGCAGCGGCCGATGCGATTCACTGAGCTCGAGCGTGAAGTCACCGGAATCAGTCGGCGAATGCTGACCTTGACGCTGCGCAATCTCGAACGCGACGGCCTGCTGATCCGGACGGTCTACCCGACGGTGCCACCCAGAACCGAATACGAGGCCACCCCCATGGCCCGAGAGCTCTATCGGACGTTGCTGGCGTTGACCGGCTGGGCCGACCGGCACCGACACGAGATCGCTTCGGCGCGCAAAACCTTCGACGAGCAATGA
- a CDS encoding TIGR03618 family F420-dependent PPOX class oxidoreductase, producing MTDIQESSYEPGRGAAPTRLSTERVEQFLGVHRMGALATIKRDGHPHLSTVAYKWNPVTRVVSIGSTADRVKVRQLARNPHTALYVSSLDQLTFAVAEGAAEISPVSTVPGDPVGREMLAMFPEFDNPDDEATFLKNMVEDNRLVIRLQVSKLYGDTLVAEH from the coding sequence ATGACCGACATCCAGGAATCGTCGTACGAACCAGGCCGCGGAGCGGCACCGACACGGCTGTCCACCGAGAGGGTGGAACAATTCCTCGGTGTCCATCGCATGGGGGCGCTGGCCACCATCAAGCGCGATGGTCATCCGCATCTATCGACAGTTGCCTACAAGTGGAATCCGGTCACACGCGTGGTCTCGATCGGTTCCACCGCCGATCGCGTGAAAGTGCGCCAGCTCGCCCGGAATCCGCATACCGCGCTCTACGTGAGCAGCCTCGACCAGCTCACCTTCGCAGTTGCCGAGGGCGCCGCCGAAATCTCACCGGTCAGCACCGTCCCCGGCGACCCCGTCGGCCGCGAAATGCTGGCGATGTTCCCTGAATTCGACAATCCCGATGACGAAGCGACCTTCCTGAAGAACATGGTCGAGGACAACCGGCTCGTGATCAGACTTCAGGTATCCAAGCTCTACGGAGACACTCTCGTCGCCGAACACTGA
- a CDS encoding heme ABC transporter ATP-binding protein, which produces MSGVVAGLSSVFARTHEVPAAPEPGAVTLRAVGVSVDRRGASGARRVLEGVDFDVVAGEIVALVGPNGAGKSTLLAALAGELEPSAGAIELDGRALAHWSPVDMARRRAVLPQSHTVGFPFTAREVVAMGRAPWVRTERRELDEERIAAAMAAADVEHLAARSFPTLSGGERARVALARVLAQDTGTLLLDEPTAALDLGHQEAVLTLATARAAAGAAVVVVLHDLGIAAAYADRVAILESGRIAADGPPRKVLTTALLTRVYQHPVEVLDHPITGAQLVLPVRR; this is translated from the coding sequence ATGAGCGGGGTGGTGGCGGGGTTGAGTTCGGTGTTCGCGCGGACGCATGAGGTGCCGGCGGCGCCGGAGCCGGGGGCGGTGACGCTGCGGGCAGTGGGGGTGAGCGTTGATCGGCGGGGGGCTTCGGGGGCGCGGCGGGTGCTCGAAGGCGTCGACTTCGATGTGGTCGCCGGTGAGATCGTGGCGTTGGTCGGTCCGAATGGTGCGGGGAAGTCGACGCTGTTGGCGGCGCTCGCGGGTGAACTCGAGCCGAGTGCGGGCGCGATCGAGTTGGATGGGCGCGCGCTCGCGCATTGGTCGCCGGTGGATATGGCACGTCGTCGTGCGGTGCTGCCGCAGAGCCATACCGTCGGGTTTCCGTTCACCGCACGCGAGGTGGTCGCGATGGGGCGCGCGCCGTGGGTGCGCACCGAGCGGCGTGAACTCGATGAGGAGCGGATCGCCGCCGCCATGGCGGCCGCTGATGTGGAACACCTTGCCGCGCGGTCGTTTCCGACGCTCTCGGGTGGCGAACGCGCGCGGGTCGCGCTGGCCCGCGTGCTCGCCCAGGACACCGGCACCCTGCTCCTGGACGAACCCACCGCCGCCCTGGACCTGGGCCACCAGGAAGCGGTGCTGACCCTGGCCACCGCCCGGGCCGCCGCGGGCGCGGCCGTCGTGGTCGTCCTGCACGACCTCGGCATCGCCGCCGCCTACGCCGACCGCGTCGCCATCCTAGAATCCGGCCGCATCGCCGCCGACGGCCCACCCCGCAAAGTCCTCACCACCGCACTACTCACCCGCGTCTACCAACATCCGGTAGAGGTCCTCGACCATCCGATCACCGGCGCCCAACTGGTCCTCCCGGTCCGCCGCTGA
- a CDS encoding FecCD family ABC transporter permease, protein MPHSPHPVAPKSRGRSRITIVFAVAVAALVLLALASAAIGQVPTTPAEVAGSVLHRIGLAWGPMPAHPAGEVTLWEVRFPRVVLAMLVGAALATAGALLQGVFANPLAEPGVIGVSAGAAVGAGTVIVVGGAFVAAWSVAAAAFVAGLLTTLLVYMLSRSNGRTEVVTLVLTGVAINAFAGGLIALLLFVASPAARDQIVFWQLGSLNGATWDAVRVVAPLSALGILAAVLIAPRLDLLALGESAARHLGVDVERLRRNVIVVVAVLATAGVAFTGIVLFVGLIVPHLVRMLVGPAHRTLIPLSAIVGAVVLLAADVGARSLVHNADLPLGMLTSLIGGPFFFWLLRRTRARAGGWA, encoded by the coding sequence ATGCCGCACAGCCCGCATCCGGTCGCGCCGAAATCGCGGGGGCGGTCGCGGATCACGATCGTATTCGCGGTCGCGGTGGCCGCGTTGGTGTTGTTGGCGTTGGCTTCGGCGGCGATCGGGCAGGTGCCGACGACGCCCGCCGAGGTGGCGGGCAGTGTGCTGCACCGGATCGGGTTGGCGTGGGGGCCGATGCCCGCGCATCCGGCGGGTGAGGTGACGCTGTGGGAGGTGCGGTTTCCGCGGGTGGTGCTGGCGATGCTGGTCGGGGCGGCGTTGGCGACAGCGGGTGCATTGTTGCAGGGGGTGTTCGCGAATCCGCTCGCCGAGCCGGGTGTGATCGGGGTGTCGGCGGGGGCGGCGGTCGGTGCGGGCACGGTGATCGTGGTGGGTGGCGCGTTCGTGGCGGCATGGTCGGTGGCGGCGGCCGCGTTCGTGGCGGGGCTGCTGACGACGTTGCTGGTGTATATGTTGTCGCGCTCGAACGGGCGCACCGAGGTGGTCACGCTCGTGCTCACCGGTGTCGCGATCAACGCCTTCGCGGGCGGACTGATCGCGTTGCTGCTGTTCGTCGCCTCCCCAGCTGCCCGGGACCAGATCGTGTTCTGGCAGTTGGGCAGTCTCAACGGAGCCACCTGGGACGCGGTGCGCGTCGTCGCTCCGCTGAGCGCGCTGGGCATCCTCGCCGCGGTCCTGATCGCACCACGCCTGGACCTGCTCGCCCTCGGTGAATCCGCCGCCCGCCACCTGGGCGTCGACGTGGAACGTTTGCGGCGCAATGTCATCGTCGTGGTCGCGGTGCTCGCCACCGCGGGCGTCGCCTTCACCGGCATCGTCCTGTTCGTCGGCCTGATCGTGCCGCATCTGGTCCGCATGCTCGTCGGCCCCGCCCACCGCACCCTGATCCCATTGAGCGCCATCGTCGGCGCGGTCGTCCTGCTCGCCGCCGACGTCGGCGCCCGCTCTCTCGTGCACAACGCCGACCTGCCCCTCGGCATGCTCACCTCCCTCATCGGCGGCCCCTTCTTCTTCTGGCTCCTGCGCCGCACCCGCGCCCGTGCCGGAGGCTGGGCATGA
- a CDS encoding heme/hemin ABC transporter substrate-binding protein has protein sequence MRFLDRVRSGGARSLLAALALTLLLGSAACGTDSDDTATGGRGPATAKLENLDPVPIGPEPTPTLPVTVRSFDGADVTVTDAGRIIAADRYGTLAQTVWALGMGDKLVGRSTAAAFPAVAAVPNVTGGSGSLNVESVLALRPSVFLTDSTSAAPQVREQLRAAGVTVVYFDPQRTMDGVVPQIEAVAAALGIPDRGQALAQRTRDEIAAASAAVPTQDKPLTIAFLYLRSTAITMLAGPGSGADALIEALGARDAGTVAGLKEPFVAITSEGMIAAAPDVLLVMSDGLKSVGGVDGLEKVPGIAQTPGGRNKRVVDMSDAVVLSFGPNTGRVIAALSEAVYGAKPA, from the coding sequence ATGAGGTTTCTCGACCGTGTCCGATCCGGCGGGGCACGTTCCCTCCTGGCCGCGCTGGCGTTGACCCTGCTGCTCGGTTCGGCAGCCTGCGGCACCGACAGCGACGACACCGCGACCGGCGGACGTGGACCGGCGACCGCGAAACTGGAGAACCTGGATCCGGTACCGATCGGCCCCGAACCCACACCCACCCTGCCGGTGACCGTGCGTTCGTTCGACGGTGCGGACGTCACCGTGACCGACGCCGGCCGGATCATCGCCGCCGACCGCTACGGGACTCTCGCGCAGACGGTGTGGGCACTCGGCATGGGCGACAAGCTCGTCGGCCGCAGCACCGCTGCCGCGTTCCCCGCCGTCGCTGCCGTGCCGAACGTCACCGGCGGCAGCGGCTCGCTGAACGTGGAATCCGTTCTGGCGCTGCGTCCTTCGGTCTTTCTCACCGACAGCACCAGCGCCGCGCCACAGGTGCGTGAGCAGTTGCGTGCGGCCGGGGTCACGGTCGTCTACTTCGACCCGCAGCGCACGATGGACGGGGTGGTGCCGCAGATCGAGGCCGTGGCCGCGGCACTCGGTATTCCCGACCGCGGCCAGGCTCTGGCCCAGCGCACCCGCGACGAAATCGCCGCGGCAAGCGCGGCGGTGCCCACCCAGGACAAGCCGCTCACCATCGCATTTCTCTACCTGCGCAGCACCGCGATCACCATGCTCGCCGGCCCTGGTTCCGGCGCGGACGCGCTCATCGAAGCGCTCGGCGCGCGGGACGCGGGCACCGTGGCCGGGCTGAAAGAACCGTTCGTCGCGATCACCAGCGAGGGCATGATCGCGGCCGCGCCGGATGTGCTGCTGGTCATGTCCGATGGTCTGAAGTCCGTCGGCGGCGTCGACGGACTGGAAAAGGTGCCCGGCATCGCGCAAACCCCCGGCGGCCGCAACAAGCGGGTGGTCGATATGTCCGACGCGGTGGTACTCAGCTTCGGCCCGAACACCGGCCGCGTCATCGCCGCCCTGAGCGAGGCCGTGTACGGCGCCAAGCCCGCATGA
- a CDS encoding aldo/keto reductase yields MEQRTVGRSGLRVSRIGLATHTWGTHTDNDEAAVQLVAFAEAGGTLVDTSPAYAGGVAQRILAELLGDLVSRDDLVLSGCAGVAPRGTPAPAGPGVPTPPLARPAVDTSRRALLRQLDRTLLELGTDYLDIWHVAAWDPATPLDEVAATLEFVVRSGRVRYAGVRGFNAWQVASLAAVAPITVAQTPYSLLARDTETDFLPATHHHGVGLIATAPLAGGILTGKYRDGVPADSRGADEATAAEIRHRLDDRATRVVDALVTAADGLATSPLAVALAWIRDRPGIASMIVGARDIGQLTGVLAAETLELPRAIAAALDDVSARTE; encoded by the coding sequence ATGGAACAGCGGACGGTCGGCCGCAGCGGCCTACGGGTGTCCAGGATAGGACTGGCGACCCACACCTGGGGGACCCACACCGATAACGACGAGGCGGCGGTGCAGCTGGTGGCGTTCGCCGAGGCGGGCGGCACGCTGGTCGACACCTCCCCCGCCTACGCGGGCGGTGTGGCACAACGGATTCTGGCCGAACTGCTCGGCGATCTGGTCTCGCGCGACGATCTGGTGCTCAGCGGCTGCGCGGGTGTCGCGCCGCGGGGCACGCCCGCGCCCGCGGGACCGGGCGTGCCCACTCCACCGCTGGCGCGCCCGGCGGTGGATACCTCGCGCCGTGCGCTGCTGCGCCAGCTCGATCGGACCCTGCTCGAACTGGGCACCGACTACCTCGACATCTGGCATGTCGCCGCCTGGGATCCGGCGACCCCGCTCGACGAGGTCGCCGCCACCCTCGAATTCGTGGTGCGTTCCGGGCGGGTCCGCTACGCCGGGGTGCGCGGTTTCAATGCCTGGCAGGTCGCCAGCCTCGCCGCGGTCGCGCCGATCACCGTCGCGCAGACGCCGTATTCGCTGCTGGCTCGCGATACCGAAACCGATTTCCTGCCCGCCACCCATCATCACGGTGTCGGGCTGATCGCGACCGCACCGCTGGCCGGGGGCATCTTGACCGGCAAATATCGTGACGGGGTGCCCGCCGATTCACGCGGGGCGGACGAGGCGACGGCCGCCGAGATCCGGCACCGGCTCGACGATCGCGCGACCCGGGTGGTCGATGCCCTGGTCACCGCCGCCGACGGGCTGGCCACCTCGCCACTGGCGGTCGCGCTGGCCTGGATCCGGGACCGGCCCGGCATCGCGAGCATGATCGTTGGCGCCCGCGATATCGGGCAGCTCACCGGGGTGCTTGCCGCGGAAACCCTCGAACTCCCGCGCGCCATCGCGGCCGCGCTCGACGACGTGAGTGCACGCACGGAATGA
- a CDS encoding undecaprenyl-diphosphate phosphatase, which yields MTWVQALILGLVQGLTEFLPISSSAHLRIVSAVFFGDDAGASFTAVTQLGTEAAVLVFFAKDIWRIVLAWFAGVGERLTKRGAPDLPLHDQPTMKLPVITAEHARVLDERAQRELDYRIGWYVIIATIPIGVLGFLFKDQIRTGARNLWLVSFMLIAFALVIAAGEYYGRKIRPLEQLTTRDGLIMGFAQCLALIPGVSRSGATATAGLFLGLEREAAVRFSFLLAIPAVTASGLFSLPDAFEPAGEGLNASGPQLLVATILAFGVGYASVAWLLKFVGKHSLDWFVGYRIVLGLTVMGLLAGGVVSAT from the coding sequence ATGACCTGGGTGCAGGCCTTGATACTCGGTCTGGTGCAGGGGCTGACGGAGTTTCTGCCGATCTCCTCCTCGGCGCATCTGCGCATCGTGTCGGCGGTGTTCTTCGGCGACGACGCGGGCGCCTCGTTCACCGCGGTGACCCAGTTGGGCACCGAGGCGGCGGTGCTGGTGTTCTTCGCCAAGGACATCTGGCGGATCGTGCTGGCCTGGTTCGCGGGCGTGGGTGAGCGGCTGACCAAACGCGGTGCGCCCGACCTGCCGCTGCACGACCAGCCCACCATGAAGCTGCCGGTCATCACGGCCGAGCATGCGCGTGTGCTCGACGAGCGGGCCCAGCGCGAACTCGATTACCGCATCGGCTGGTATGTGATCATCGCGACCATCCCGATCGGTGTGCTCGGATTCCTGTTCAAGGACCAGATCCGCACCGGAGCCCGCAATCTGTGGCTGGTGTCGTTCATGTTGATCGCGTTCGCGCTGGTCATCGCCGCCGGTGAGTACTACGGGCGCAAGATCCGCCCGCTCGAGCAGTTGACCACCCGGGACGGGCTGATCATGGGCTTCGCCCAATGCCTGGCACTGATCCCGGGTGTGTCGCGTTCCGGGGCGACCGCGACGGCGGGTCTGTTCCTGGGGTTGGAGCGCGAAGCGGCCGTGCGGTTCTCGTTCCTGCTCGCCATTCCCGCGGTGACCGCCTCAGGTCTGTTCAGTCTGCCCGACGCATTCGAACCGGCAGGTGAGGGGCTCAATGCCAGCGGGCCGCAACTGCTGGTCGCGACGATCCTCGCGTTCGGTGTCGGCTATGCCTCGGTGGCGTGGCTGTTGAAGTTCGTCGGCAAGCATTCGCTGGACTGGTTCGTCGGCTACCGCATCGTGCTCGGTCTGACCGTCATGGGCCTGCTCGCGGGCGGGGTGGTGTCGGCGACATGA
- a CDS encoding histidine phosphatase family protein has product MTVILLRHGVSTSNTARTLAGRSAGVDLTEHGNAQARAVADRLATLPIEHIVHSPLLRCQRTVGPLAEKLGLEPEYDDRLIEVDYGDWTGKAIADLLTEPLWKVVQRHASGAVFPSGEGLAQVQARAVAAVREHDRRFAEQAGHDVLWVACTHGDVIKSILADALGIHLDGFQRIVVEPASISIVRYTPTAPYVVRLNDTGTDLSGLAATRPQRTASDSSTPTPPEPVDTSGPVPGGELGGTPSADNGNAEL; this is encoded by the coding sequence ATGACGGTGATCCTGCTGCGGCACGGTGTTTCGACCTCCAATACCGCCCGCACCCTGGCCGGGCGCAGCGCAGGCGTCGATCTCACCGAGCACGGCAACGCCCAGGCCCGCGCCGTCGCCGATCGACTCGCGACACTGCCGATCGAGCACATCGTGCACTCGCCGCTGTTGCGCTGTCAGCGAACGGTGGGTCCGCTGGCGGAAAAGCTCGGCCTGGAACCGGAATACGACGACCGGCTGATCGAGGTCGACTACGGCGACTGGACCGGCAAGGCGATCGCCGACCTGCTCACCGAACCGCTGTGGAAAGTGGTGCAGCGGCACGCCTCCGGCGCGGTCTTCCCCAGCGGGGAAGGGCTGGCGCAGGTACAGGCCCGCGCCGTCGCCGCGGTCCGCGAGCACGATCGCCGATTCGCCGAGCAGGCCGGTCACGACGTGCTGTGGGTGGCATGCACACACGGTGACGTGATCAAATCCATACTCGCCGACGCGCTCGGCATCCACCTCGACGGTTTCCAGCGCATCGTGGTGGAGCCCGCCTCGATCAGTATCGTGCGCTACACCCCGACCGCGCCGTATGTGGTGCGGCTCAATGACACCGGCACCGACCTGTCGGGGTTGGCCGCAACCAGACCACAACGGACCGCGTCGGATTCCTCGACGCCCACGCCGCCCGAACCGGTCGACACCTCGGGTCCGGTTCCCGGTGGTGAGCTTGGTGGTACCCCGAGTGCGGATAATGGGAATGCGGAGCTGTGA
- a CDS encoding DUF3090 domain-containing protein → MSRAIHVFRTPDRFVAGTVGEPGDRAFYLQAVQEPRVVSVALEKQQVKVLADRMGLLLDEVARRFGAEVPPQAEDIADSDPLVTPIDAEFRVGTMGLGWDADAGAVVVELLAITETEVDESVVLDDTEEGPDAVRVFLTPIQAREFALRSTRVIAAGRPPCPLCGEPLSPRGHMCVRTNGYKRGDIFGAAELEE, encoded by the coding sequence ATGTCTCGCGCAATCCATGTATTTCGCACCCCCGATCGTTTTGTCGCCGGGACGGTCGGTGAGCCGGGCGATCGCGCGTTCTACCTGCAGGCCGTGCAGGAACCACGGGTGGTCAGCGTAGCGCTGGAGAAGCAACAGGTGAAGGTGCTCGCCGACCGCATGGGTCTGCTGCTGGACGAGGTCGCACGCCGCTTCGGCGCCGAGGTGCCGCCCCAAGCCGAGGACATCGCCGACAGCGACCCGCTGGTGACGCCGATCGACGCCGAATTCCGGGTGGGCACCATGGGCCTGGGCTGGGACGCCGACGCGGGCGCGGTGGTGGTGGAGTTGCTGGCGATCACCGAGACCGAGGTCGACGAGTCGGTGGTGCTCGACGATACCGAGGAGGGCCCGGACGCGGTACGGGTGTTCCTGACCCCGATTCAGGCGCGGGAGTTCGCGTTGCGCTCCACCCGGGTGATCGCGGCGGGTCGTCCGCCGTGTCCGCTGTGCGGGGAGCCGCTGTCGCCGCGCGGGCATATGTGTGTGCGAACCAACGGATACAAGCGCGGGGATATCTTCGGCGCGGCCGAGCTAGAGGAGTAG